A window of Candidatus Hydrogenedentota bacterium contains these coding sequences:
- a CDS encoding peptidylprolyl isomerase, producing the protein MPPAKRMVLLLAAAACIAAGAAAELIDAVVATVDREVILHSDVLVEVGPAVEGLPPDSDEFRSLYDAALEQAIEQKILYREGVLNNISITDEQVNAQIKRYRDQYPSEKDFMDALANAGETMSDFRERIRKQTVALSMGMSKRFALEREIVVSEAELAQYYQDNVREFNKPERVKLYRIFLPAPREGEARARAIARAEALREELGLGADFSELARTHSEGPGAEQGGFVGWIERGELIPELENVAFALSPGDVSPIIETEFGVMLLKSEEKVEAGLASFDEVRTEIEPELRRAQAADRYAKWMSELRKRSRVRKFE; encoded by the coding sequence ATGCCTCCAGCTAAACGAATGGTGCTTCTGCTCGCCGCGGCCGCTTGCATTGCCGCCGGCGCCGCGGCCGAACTGATCGACGCGGTTGTGGCCACCGTCGACCGGGAAGTCATCCTCCATAGCGATGTGCTCGTGGAGGTTGGACCGGCCGTTGAAGGGCTCCCGCCCGACAGCGACGAGTTCCGTTCCCTCTATGACGCGGCCCTCGAGCAGGCCATCGAGCAGAAGATCCTCTACCGCGAGGGTGTGCTCAACAACATCAGCATTACCGACGAGCAGGTAAACGCCCAGATCAAGCGTTACCGCGACCAATACCCCAGTGAAAAGGACTTCATGGACGCGCTCGCGAACGCGGGCGAGACCATGAGCGATTTCCGCGAGCGCATCCGCAAGCAGACCGTCGCGCTGTCGATGGGAATGAGCAAGCGCTTCGCGCTGGAGCGTGAAATCGTGGTGTCCGAGGCGGAACTCGCGCAGTACTACCAGGACAATGTCCGCGAGTTCAACAAGCCGGAGCGGGTGAAGCTTTACCGCATATTCCTTCCCGCGCCCCGCGAGGGCGAAGCGCGGGCCCGGGCCATCGCGCGCGCGGAGGCCTTGCGCGAGGAACTGGGCCTCGGCGCGGATTTCAGCGAGCTCGCCCGCACGCACTCCGAGGGGCCCGGCGCGGAGCAGGGCGGTTTCGTGGGCTGGATCGAGCGCGGAGAACTCATACCGGAGCTCGAGAACGTGGCGTTCGCCCTGAGCCCCGGGGATGTCAGCCCCATTATCGAGACCGAGTTCGGCGTCATGCTGTTGAAGTCCGAGGAGAAGGTGGAGGCGGGCCTGGCCTCCTTCGACGAAGTCCGCACCGAGATTGAGCCGGAATTGCGCCGCGCCCAGGCGGCCGACCGGTACGCCAAGTGGATGTCGGAACTCCGGAAGCGGAGCCGTGTGCGGAAGTTTGAGTGA